Part of the Nocardia farcinica genome, GGAGCTGCGGACGATGGCGCAGCCGCGGCTGTGGCTGGCCTACGGCTCGACCGCGCTGTCCACCGGATCGGTGTTCGCCGTGTTCGGCTACCTCGGCGCGGCGCTGACCGATCACACCGGCCTGCCGGCGAACTGGGTGCCCGCGGTGCTCGCGCTCTACGGCGTGGGCGGGCTGCTCGGGATCACCCTCGGCGGCCGCACCGCCGATGCCCACCCCTTCGCCACCCTGTACGTGGGCGGTGCGGGCATGACCGCCACCGCGGCGGCGCTGGCGCTCGCGCTCGACCACGCCGCGGTCGTCGTCGCGCTGGCGTTCCTGCTCGGCGCGTTCGGCTTCGCCACCAACCCGGCACTGAACACCCGGGTGTTCGGCGTGGCCGCGTCGGCGCCGACCCTGGCCGCGGCCACCAACTTCTCGGCCTTCAACGTCGGCATCACCGTCGGACCGTGGATCGGCGGGCTCGCCCTCGGGGCGGGACTGGGGTACCCGGCGGTGGCGTGGCTCGGCGCCGCGCTGGGGGTGGCCATGATCGTGACCGTCGGGTGGGCGGATGTGTTGGAGCGCAAAGCCGTTCGCCCGGCCGCCCCGACCGCCGACCCGCTGCCGGAACCGGTCGGATGACGCGACCGCCGCGCATGCCGATCCGTTCGGCATGCGCGGCGCACGTACCGGCCTCTCGTCGAGGCCGCACCCGGGGACGGGCTCAGCTGGTCAGGCAGCTGGGGCCGAGCAGCGCCTTGAGATCACCGAACAGCGCCGACGAGGGCGACACCCGCAGGCTGTCGGAGAGTTTGAGCATCGTGGTCCTGTCCCGTGCGCCGACATAGCGGACGTGCACGTCGGAGGTGCCGGGGTGGCGGGTGAGCACCCGCTTGAGCTCGCCGATCTTGTCGGGCGTGCACATGCGGCTGGTGATGGTGACCGCGAGCGGTTTGGCCACGCCGATCGCGGACAGGTCCGGGACGGCGAGATCGTTGG contains:
- a CDS encoding Cmx/CmrA family chloramphenicol efflux MFS transporter; translated protein: MPPAVYVLGLAIFAQGTSELLLAGLLTEVSADLAISIPRAGLLISAFALGMLVGAPVLAVATLRLPRRDTLLAFLAIFVAAHVVGALTADYAVLFGTRVVAAFVYAGFWALSAATVVDLVPAAARGRAMSIVAGGLTVATIVGLPAGTVIGQQLGWRAAFWAVAALSAAAAIGVLAVVPSARPAAEPRLRRELRTMAQPRLWLAYGSTALSTGSVFAVFGYLGAALTDHTGLPANWVPAVLALYGVGGLLGITLGGRTADAHPFATLYVGGAGMTATAAALALALDHAAVVVALAFLLGAFGFATNPALNTRVFGVAASAPTLAAATNFSAFNVGITVGPWIGGLALGAGLGYPAVAWLGAALGVAMIVTVGWADVLERKAVRPAAPTADPLPEPVG